From one Lineus longissimus chromosome 3, tnLinLong1.2, whole genome shotgun sequence genomic stretch:
- the LOC135485112 gene encoding uncharacterized protein C19orf47-like isoform X1, with the protein MAASASGNVTSNWIKFFTAASIPPSDAANYAIIFTDNRIQKDMLLDLNKEYLNDMGIAVMGDIIAILKHAKAVHSQEAREKALKETVSASTPSVTPSPRRSTPASRIVDHYLGNDPNAAPMNEPPPGPKLSKEMASRLGPAPGKNIHFNTTRVFPAGGGGSGRSTPTLSKSALQAKKLGEGKYKVSMPKGTTTKTRKILEDKALVEVPDVSKSSVFTRLGDDSGETKFMVTGLASSSTSSGSSSVFNRLGGKTVKRAATSTSPDSDEDDTYRESALEYAGVLKSPIKKQKVQRQLPPKKAITITKNMPTRTIPQAVKKTVTIKVPEPRVPVPTEGIFHRDGVRTEGIFGRDGEVTKVSILKRLGKDLQVASASSTTPSVRSSAKAAVKTAAAKSSMKARLGPSPMEVSTSEKPSKKTAGGSVFSRLGSRD; encoded by the exons atggccgcgtCAGCTTCGG GAAATGTTACCTCCAATTGGATCAAATTCTTCACCGCTGCCAGCATCCCACCAAGTGATGCTGCAAATTATGCTATAATTTTCACCGACAATAGAATCCAGAAAGACATGCTCCTTGATCTCAACAAGGAATACCTCAACGACATGGGGATAGCTGTCATGGGGGATATCATTGCAATACTGAAACATGCCAAGGCAGTTCATAGCCAAGAAGCAAGGGAGAAGGCTTTAAAGGAAACTGTGTCAGCGAGCACACCATCTGTCACACCTTCTCCGAGAAGATCAACTC CTGCGAGTCGGATAGTTGATCATTATCTGGGTAATGATCCAAATGCAGCACCCATGAATGAACCACCACCAGGCCCAAAACTTTCAAAGGAAATGGCATCAAGACTGGGACCAGCCCCTGGTAAGAATATACACTTCAACACTACAAGAGTTTTTCCTG CTGGCGGTGGAGGGTCTGGACGATCAACCCCAACACTATCAAAGTCAGCACTCCAAGCCAAGAAACTGGGAGAAGGAAAATATAAAGTGTCCATGCCGAAAgggacaacaacaaaaacaagaaaaattcTTGAAGACAAGGCTTTAG TTGAAGTTCCTGATGTGTCGAAGTCATCTGTGTTTACCCGACTTGGTGACGATTCTGGAGAAACGAAATTCATGGTTACTGGCTTGGCCTCTTCTTCTACTTCATCT GGGAGTTCATCAGTTTTTAACCGTCTTGGTGGTAAAACTGTAAAAAGAGCAGCTACATCTACTTCACCTGACTCTGATGAAGATGATACATATAGAGAAAGTGCTTTGGAATATGCTGGAGTACTCAAATCACCGATAAAGAAACAGAAAG TTCAAAGACAATTACCTCCAAAAAAGGCCATCACAATTACCAAGAATATGCCAACAAGAACAATACCCcaagctgtaaaaaagacagtcACAATTAAGGTCCCGGAACCGAGGGTTCCTGTGCCAACAGAAGGTATCTTCCACCGCGACGGTGTGCGGACAGAAGGTATTTTCGGACGTGATGGGGAAGTAACTAAAGTCAGCATCCTTAAGCGGTTAGGGAAAGATCTCCAAGTAGCATCTGCATCCTCCACCACTCCTTCTGTCCGCTCCTCTGCCAAAG CTGCTGTCAAAACTGCCGCCGCCAAATCTTCAATGAAAGCCAGGCTCGGCCCATCACCAATGGAAGTCTCAACAAGTGAAAAGCCAAGTAAGAAGACTGCTGGAGGAAGTGTTTTCAGTCGACTAGGTTCCCGGGACTGA
- the LOC135485112 gene encoding uncharacterized protein C19orf47-like isoform X2, producing MAASASGNVTSNWIKFFTAASIPPSDAANYAIIFTDNRIQKDMLLDLNKEYLNDMGIAVMGDIIAILKHAKAVHSQEAREKALKETVSASTPSVTPSPRRSTPASRIVDHYLGNDPNAAPMNEPPPGPKLSKEMASRLGPAPAGGGGSGRSTPTLSKSALQAKKLGEGKYKVSMPKGTTTKTRKILEDKALVEVPDVSKSSVFTRLGDDSGETKFMVTGLASSSTSSGSSSVFNRLGGKTVKRAATSTSPDSDEDDTYRESALEYAGVLKSPIKKQKVQRQLPPKKAITITKNMPTRTIPQAVKKTVTIKVPEPRVPVPTEGIFHRDGVRTEGIFGRDGEVTKVSILKRLGKDLQVASASSTTPSVRSSAKAAVKTAAAKSSMKARLGPSPMEVSTSEKPSKKTAGGSVFSRLGSRD from the exons atggccgcgtCAGCTTCGG GAAATGTTACCTCCAATTGGATCAAATTCTTCACCGCTGCCAGCATCCCACCAAGTGATGCTGCAAATTATGCTATAATTTTCACCGACAATAGAATCCAGAAAGACATGCTCCTTGATCTCAACAAGGAATACCTCAACGACATGGGGATAGCTGTCATGGGGGATATCATTGCAATACTGAAACATGCCAAGGCAGTTCATAGCCAAGAAGCAAGGGAGAAGGCTTTAAAGGAAACTGTGTCAGCGAGCACACCATCTGTCACACCTTCTCCGAGAAGATCAACTC CTGCGAGTCGGATAGTTGATCATTATCTGGGTAATGATCCAAATGCAGCACCCATGAATGAACCACCACCAGGCCCAAAACTTTCAAAGGAAATGGCATCAAGACTGGGACCAGCCCCTG CTGGCGGTGGAGGGTCTGGACGATCAACCCCAACACTATCAAAGTCAGCACTCCAAGCCAAGAAACTGGGAGAAGGAAAATATAAAGTGTCCATGCCGAAAgggacaacaacaaaaacaagaaaaattcTTGAAGACAAGGCTTTAG TTGAAGTTCCTGATGTGTCGAAGTCATCTGTGTTTACCCGACTTGGTGACGATTCTGGAGAAACGAAATTCATGGTTACTGGCTTGGCCTCTTCTTCTACTTCATCT GGGAGTTCATCAGTTTTTAACCGTCTTGGTGGTAAAACTGTAAAAAGAGCAGCTACATCTACTTCACCTGACTCTGATGAAGATGATACATATAGAGAAAGTGCTTTGGAATATGCTGGAGTACTCAAATCACCGATAAAGAAACAGAAAG TTCAAAGACAATTACCTCCAAAAAAGGCCATCACAATTACCAAGAATATGCCAACAAGAACAATACCCcaagctgtaaaaaagacagtcACAATTAAGGTCCCGGAACCGAGGGTTCCTGTGCCAACAGAAGGTATCTTCCACCGCGACGGTGTGCGGACAGAAGGTATTTTCGGACGTGATGGGGAAGTAACTAAAGTCAGCATCCTTAAGCGGTTAGGGAAAGATCTCCAAGTAGCATCTGCATCCTCCACCACTCCTTCTGTCCGCTCCTCTGCCAAAG CTGCTGTCAAAACTGCCGCCGCCAAATCTTCAATGAAAGCCAGGCTCGGCCCATCACCAATGGAAGTCTCAACAAGTGAAAAGCCAAGTAAGAAGACTGCTGGAGGAAGTGTTTTCAGTCGACTAGGTTCCCGGGACTGA
- the LOC135484289 gene encoding aprataxin and PNK-like factor isoform X2 yields MMLEQVSLKPLDGVKEPIKLPSASTTVGRGPLLRCPDKKVSRNHAILELDKNGQLTLKPIHVNPTFFQKQGGKEQQTLVKDKPHILEAGDVFSLLPDQYFFEVIKEGKSNNIDQNSKENGHNKSEEDMEQEDGKGSEEEESGEEKVKIIKGAGNKDVALPLKKKRKVPEWMEDVASKSPKKEKKEKAAPKPKASPKAKPKRATSITPKKEKPKPQRESSRSTPAKPKYAEFSDDEEYENEDDYVETKPREKTAPKKTATAPRKKAASPPKEHDLSDEGEDEDEDNGEESENEDETPSKRGRRKASQKKTKYSEDYVSEEDMPPPSSDEEFEPEDEGSLESEFEPSSDDASGSDWDADRRSKRKKPKPKATPTRRMPRRASSSKRKRYDDSDDYSDDEFDEYIPRPSKRRAAASKAAVNTKKYLESESEESEEEEKPVKRAARGSRRSCQYGKKCYRKQAVHKKAFAHPGDSDYSSEGEEEESEGEGGEEEEEEEEEEKVEKKKQECKFGAACTRKNKQHLDAFSHPEKGKRGNRAKPKAAKKLADDDEDDEEDKTDEKDKKEKEEEEEKSGEEEEEEPEASGSEFELDEEDVKKTAKSKKPPA; encoded by the exons ATGATGCTCGAACAGGTTAGCCTGAAACCCTTGGATGGGGTTAAAGAACCTATCAAATTGCCCTCTGCTTCTACCACAGTTGGAAGGGGCCCTCTCCTCAGG TGCCCAGACAAGAAAGTATCAAGGAACCATGCCATTTTAGAACTTGACAAGAATGGTCAACTCACACTAAAACCA ATCCATGTCAACCCAACCTTCTTCCAAAAGCAAGGAGGAAAAGAACAGCAGACCCTGGTGAAAGACAAGCCACATATCTTGGAAGCTGGAGATGTCTTCAGCCTCCTTCCTGATCAGTATTTTTTTGAAGTTATCAAAGA GGGCAAGTCAAATAACATTGATCAGAATTCGAAAGAAAATGGTCACAACAAGAGTGAAGAAGACATGGAGCAGGAGGATGGAAAAGGATCTGAGGAGGAAGAATCAGGAGAGGAGAAAGTCAAA ATTATCAAAGGTGCAGGCAATAAAGATGTAGCACTTCCACTCAAGAAAAAGAGGAAAGTACCCGAATGGATGGAGGATGTTGCATCAAAGTCACCCAAGAAGGAAAAGAAAGAGAAGGCAGCCCCAAAGCCAAAAGCATCACCCAAAGCCAAACCTAAAAGAG cTACCTCTATTACTCCAAAGAAAGAAAAACCAAAGCCCCAGCGAGAGTCTTCAAGAAGTACGCCAGCAAAACCGAAATATGCCGAATTCAGTGATGAtgaagaatatgaaaatgaagacGACTATGTTGAAACGAAACCAAGAGAAAAGACTGCACCAAAGAAAACGGCGACTGCGCCTAGAAAGAAAGCAGCTTCTCCACCAAAAGAACATGACCTGAG TGATGAAGGAGAAGATGAGGACGAAGACAATGGTGAGGAAAGTGAGAATGAGGACGAAACTCCATCAAAGAGAGGTCGCAGAAAGGCGTCGCAAAAGAAAACGAAATACA GTGAAGATTATGTCAGTGAGGAAGATATGCCACCTCCGTCTTCGGATGAAGAATTCGAACCAGAGGATGAAGGAAGTcttgaaagtgaatttgaacCATCAAGCGATGATGCGTCAGGAAGTGACTGGGATGCTGATCGTAGATCAAAAAGGAAAAAG CCAAAGCCAAAAGCCACTCCTACAAGAAGAATGCCGCGCCGAGCCTCAAGTAGCAAAAGAAAGCGCTATGATGATTCGGATGACTACTCAGATGACGAGTTCGATGAATACATTCCTCGGCCAAGCAAGAGGAGGGCTGCAGCAAGCAAAGCTGCTG TCAACACAAAAAAGTATTTAGAATCAGAAAGTGAGGAATCGGAAGAAGAGGAGAAACCAGTAAAAAGGGCTGCAAGAGGGAGTCGGCGTTCATGCCAATATGGGAAAAAGTGTTACCG TAAACAAGCTGTTCACAAGAAAGCGTTCGCACACCCTGGAGATTCTGATTACTCATCTGAAGGGGAAGAGGAAGAATCTGAGGGGGAAGGCGgtgaggaagaggaagaagaagaagaagaggaaaagGTGGAGAAGAAGAAACAGGAATGTAAATTTGGTGCTGCTTGTACAAG gaaaaataaacaacatctCGACGCATTTTCTCAtcctgaaaaaggaaaaagggGAAATAGAGCAAAACCTAAAGCTGCCAAGAAACTTGCTG atgatgatgaagatgatgaagaggacAAAACAGACGAGAAGgacaaaaaggaaaaagaggaagaggaagaaaagagtggagaggaagaagaagaagaaccagaGGCTAGTGGATCAGAATTTGAACTAGATGAGGAAGACGTAAAGAAGACAGCAAAAAGCAAAAAACCGCCAGCGTGA
- the LOC135484290 gene encoding synaptojanin-2-binding protein-like, with amino-acid sequence MGENDVIYVDLLKGDSGLGFNIRGGVDAQYIPGDNGIFITKIREKGAAASNGQLEEGDKILEINGKNVLSITHARAVALFQACGEKVSLKVQQRAESNILAKAVARSIQNMDVDPFSENDPGAKDTPIIKYVLIGAAVGIIGLGMIFAIKKFRR; translated from the exons ATGGGTGAAAATGACGTAATATATGTAGATCTATTGAAGGGAGACTCTG GCCTTGGCTTTAACATCAGAGGTGGAGTAGATGCTCAATACATTCCTGGTGACAATGGCATCTTTATCACTAAAATCAGGGAAAAGGGGGCCGCTGCATCCAATGGTCAGCTGGAGGAAGGAGACAAAATCTTAGAGATAAATGGAAAAAATGTTTTATCTATAACGCATGCCCGAGCTGTGGCTCTTTTTCAAGCTTGTGGTGAAAAAGTGTCTTTGAAGGTACAGCAGAGAGCAGAATCAAACATATTG gcaAAAGCAGTTGCGCGGAGTATACAAAACATGGATGTGGATCCATTTAGTGAAAATGACCCTGGTGCAAAAGATACGCCTATCATCAAATACGTTCTCATAGGAGCAGCAGTAGGAATTATTGGTTTAGGGATGATATTTGCCATCAAGAAATTTAGGAGATGA
- the LOC135484289 gene encoding aprataxin and PNK-like factor isoform X1, with the protein MMLEQVSLKPLDGVKEPIKLPSASTTVGRGPLLRCPDKKVSRNHAILELDKNGQLTLKPIHVNPTFFQKQGGKEQQTLVKDKPHILEAGDVFSLLPDQYFFEVIKEGKSNNIDQNSKENGHNKSEEDMEQEDGKGSEEEESGEEKVKIIKGAGNKDVALPLKKKRKVPEWMEDVASKSPKKEKKEKAAPKPKASPKAKPKRATSITPKKEKPKPQRESSRSTPAKPKYAEFSDDEEYENEDDYVETKPREKTAPKKTATAPRKKAASPPKEHDLSDEGEDEDEDNGEESENEDETPSKRGRRKASQKKTKYSEDYVSEEDMPPPSSDEEFEPEDEGSLESEFEPSSDDASGSDWDADRRSKRKKPKPKATPTRRMPRRASSSKRKRYDDSDDYSDDEFDEYIPRPSKRRAAASKAAVNTKKYLESESEESEEEEKPVKRAARGSRRSCQYGKKCYRKQAVHKKAFAHPGDSDYSSEGEEEESEGEGGEEEEEEEEEEKVEKKKQECKFGAACTRKNKQHLDAFSHPEKGKRGNRAKPKAAKKLAEDDDEDDEEDKTDEKDKKEKEEEEEKSGEEEEEEPEASGSEFELDEEDVKKTAKSKKPPA; encoded by the exons ATGATGCTCGAACAGGTTAGCCTGAAACCCTTGGATGGGGTTAAAGAACCTATCAAATTGCCCTCTGCTTCTACCACAGTTGGAAGGGGCCCTCTCCTCAGG TGCCCAGACAAGAAAGTATCAAGGAACCATGCCATTTTAGAACTTGACAAGAATGGTCAACTCACACTAAAACCA ATCCATGTCAACCCAACCTTCTTCCAAAAGCAAGGAGGAAAAGAACAGCAGACCCTGGTGAAAGACAAGCCACATATCTTGGAAGCTGGAGATGTCTTCAGCCTCCTTCCTGATCAGTATTTTTTTGAAGTTATCAAAGA GGGCAAGTCAAATAACATTGATCAGAATTCGAAAGAAAATGGTCACAACAAGAGTGAAGAAGACATGGAGCAGGAGGATGGAAAAGGATCTGAGGAGGAAGAATCAGGAGAGGAGAAAGTCAAA ATTATCAAAGGTGCAGGCAATAAAGATGTAGCACTTCCACTCAAGAAAAAGAGGAAAGTACCCGAATGGATGGAGGATGTTGCATCAAAGTCACCCAAGAAGGAAAAGAAAGAGAAGGCAGCCCCAAAGCCAAAAGCATCACCCAAAGCCAAACCTAAAAGAG cTACCTCTATTACTCCAAAGAAAGAAAAACCAAAGCCCCAGCGAGAGTCTTCAAGAAGTACGCCAGCAAAACCGAAATATGCCGAATTCAGTGATGAtgaagaatatgaaaatgaagacGACTATGTTGAAACGAAACCAAGAGAAAAGACTGCACCAAAGAAAACGGCGACTGCGCCTAGAAAGAAAGCAGCTTCTCCACCAAAAGAACATGACCTGAG TGATGAAGGAGAAGATGAGGACGAAGACAATGGTGAGGAAAGTGAGAATGAGGACGAAACTCCATCAAAGAGAGGTCGCAGAAAGGCGTCGCAAAAGAAAACGAAATACA GTGAAGATTATGTCAGTGAGGAAGATATGCCACCTCCGTCTTCGGATGAAGAATTCGAACCAGAGGATGAAGGAAGTcttgaaagtgaatttgaacCATCAAGCGATGATGCGTCAGGAAGTGACTGGGATGCTGATCGTAGATCAAAAAGGAAAAAG CCAAAGCCAAAAGCCACTCCTACAAGAAGAATGCCGCGCCGAGCCTCAAGTAGCAAAAGAAAGCGCTATGATGATTCGGATGACTACTCAGATGACGAGTTCGATGAATACATTCCTCGGCCAAGCAAGAGGAGGGCTGCAGCAAGCAAAGCTGCTG TCAACACAAAAAAGTATTTAGAATCAGAAAGTGAGGAATCGGAAGAAGAGGAGAAACCAGTAAAAAGGGCTGCAAGAGGGAGTCGGCGTTCATGCCAATATGGGAAAAAGTGTTACCG TAAACAAGCTGTTCACAAGAAAGCGTTCGCACACCCTGGAGATTCTGATTACTCATCTGAAGGGGAAGAGGAAGAATCTGAGGGGGAAGGCGgtgaggaagaggaagaagaagaagaagaggaaaagGTGGAGAAGAAGAAACAGGAATGTAAATTTGGTGCTGCTTGTACAAG gaaaaataaacaacatctCGACGCATTTTCTCAtcctgaaaaaggaaaaagggGAAATAGAGCAAAACCTAAAGCTGCCAAGAAACTTGCTG aagatgatgatgaagatgatgaagaggacAAAACAGACGAGAAGgacaaaaaggaaaaagaggaagaggaagaaaagagtggagaggaagaagaagaagaaccagaGGCTAGTGGATCAGAATTTGAACTAGATGAGGAAGACGTAAAGAAGACAGCAAAAAGCAAAAAACCGCCAGCGTGA
- the LOC135485692 gene encoding uncharacterized protein LOC135485692 — protein MYVISTAIPPPPTLPIKCETCRKIQMSFYGPGGIPLVVPHVSFGDADLSTLINMADYGAKAGNPIMLENNSTPDVVWPDYQISVTPEGTLSDAAADSSSLDTGLQKRKYVIQLIFILEKVNDHFTTGKYLNFLDSIRQNLQHLVTIRNKKIRRPVHTSLDKVLMNKKTLEEEILRNKILKKAIPTISNALCSVLTQSVNKNFREECFNSMKVTNSRAMKRVLHKNLWSIASKVHGVVPCEETILPFEERVSQPQQPVEEAGSRKSEVPRKRRKQQYVYDCGDDPCPSRNSTQTTCTEDFPGASTMTQGTTNTLATIQPSANLHAPVINFDALGTAFIRDEDSIFQDDMGGIEDIEMAEQILLEEVRKITEEATPAAEKLEASIDDSWFNDLIDDPEFLI, from the exons ATGTATGTGATATCAACTGCAATACCTCCTCCACCCACTCTACCAATCAAATGTGAAACCTGTAGAAAAATTCAA ATGAGTTTCTATGGACCTGGTGGCATCCCACTGGTTGTACCTCATGTTTCCTTTGGAGATGCTGATCTCTCAACTCTGATCAACATGGCAGATTATGGAGCAAAAGCTGGAAATCCTATTATGTTGGAAAATAATTCAACCCCAG ATGTTGTTTGGCCTGATTATCAAATCAGTGTAACACCAGAGGGAACTTTGAGTGACGCAGCTGCTGACAGTTCATCCTTAGACACTGGTCTCCAAAAAAGAAAATATGTGATACAACTCATCTTTATTCTTGAAAAGGTTAATGACCATTTCACAACTGGGAAATACTTGA ATTTCCTAGATTCAATCCGACAGAATTTACAACACCTGGTCACAATACGAAACAAAAAGATCCGGAGACCAGTTCACACCAGCCTCGATAAAGTGCTCATGAACAAGAAGACCCTGGAGGAGGAGATTCTT cGGAACAAGATCCTCAAAAAAGCCATTCCAACCATATCCAATGCGCTTTGCTCGGTGTTGACACAGAGCGTAAACAAGAATTTTAGGGAAGAATGCTTCAATTCAATGAAG GTCACCAACTCCAGGGCAATGAAAAGGGTGCTGCATAAGAACCTGTGGTCGATTGCTTCTAAAGTTCATGGTGTGGTGCCATGTGAAGAAACAATTTTACCATTTGAGGAAAGG GTTTCTCAGCCACAACAGCCTGTTGAAGAGGCAGGATCTCGAAAGTCTGAAGTTCCTCGCAAGCGTAGAAAACAGCAATACGTGTATGATTGTGGAGATGATCCATGTCCATCTCGGAACAGTACCCAGACTACATGCACGGAAGATTTTCCAGGTGCATCAACGATGACCCAAGGAACCACAAATACATTAGCTACAATACAGCCATCG GCTAATCTCCATGCGCCAGTCATCAACTTTGATGCCCTGGGAACAGCATTCATACGAGATGAGGATTCCATCTTTCAAGATGACATGGGCGGAATAGAAGATATTGAAATGGCCGAGCAGATCTTGCTCGAAGAAGTCAGGAAGATTACGGAGGAAGCAACACCAGCTGCTGAG AAGCTGGAAGCATCCATTGATGACAGTTGGTTCAATGACTTGATTGATGATCCAGAGTTCCTCATCTGA
- the LOC135484291 gene encoding uncharacterized protein LOC135484291 yields the protein MNDSGDESLVNYLNGVDEGKAPSLDLVDNRSVGDNGTDDLDLSRPTADFDLGSDLQAVVSERSTDIQPLLVGDAPWPIKLANGDGRLLSIRKVMEPTVMKQIGDMMSPCRPPRNCAKSVPGRSSPDYSEYEESLVDENGKKMTRNAINARENRMRKKQFIEGLQKSVKDLSSENGALKRQVSDMQSTIESLTKDVLYLKGVLANQSHLSALLRNIHNTPGVNFSSSFELPAPLAEEDIDGDAGSPKTSRKRDNDCLNTCSNDEENQIPHPSTSDTPRSKVQKLDHAYNRPVTRRSPGTKNTDKQKHEKISDNDRQKESDKFRDLNLQDAGGVCLHVSKGNVSLEFCASCSRNAANGHSKDS from the coding sequence ATGAATGACAGCGGAGATGAGAGTTTGGTGAACTATTTGAATGGTGTTGATGAAGGTAAAGCACCTTCTCTGGATCTGGTGGACAATCGCAGTGTTGGTGATAATGGTaccgatgaccttgaccttagtaggcctactgcagaTTTTGATTTGGGATCAGATCTGCAGGCAGTTGTTTCGGAACGATCTACAGACATCCAGCCACTACTGGTTGGTGATGCCCCCTGGCCCATTAAACTTGCAAATGGGGATGGGCGCCTTTTGAGCATTCGAAAAGTGATGGAACCGACAGTTATGAAACAAATTGGTGACATGATGTCACCATGCCGGCCACCTCGTAACTGTGCTAAGTCTGTGCCTGGGAGGTCTTCCCCAGATTATTCTGAATATGAAGAGAGTCTTGTTGATGAGAATGGAAAAAAGATGACTAGAAATGCAATCAATGCGAGAGAAAACCGTATGCGAAAGAAACAATTTATTGAAGGACTTCAAAAAAGTGTGAAAGATCTCTCTAGCGAGAATGGTGCCTTGAAACGGCAGGTCTCTGATATGCAGTCCACTATTGAGTCCTTGACAAAGGATGTACTTTATTTGAAAGGTGTCCTAGCAAATCAGAGCCACTTGTCAGCGTTGTTGAGAAACATTCATAATACCCCTGGTGTCAATTTCAGTAGTTCATTTGAATTGCCTGCTCCACTAGCAGAGGAAGACATTGATGGCGATGCTGGCTCTCCAAAGACCAGCCGCAAAAGAGACAATGACTgtctaaatacatgtagcaatgatGAGGAAAATCAGATCCCTCATCCATCGACCTCTGATACCCCAAGATCCAAAGTCCAGAAGCTTGATCATGCTTACAACCGACCTGTCACTCGACGATCACCAGGAACGAAGAACACTGATAAgcaaaaacatgagaagatcaGTGACAACGACAGACAAAAGGAGAGTGATAAGTTTCGTGATCTAAATCTTCAGGATGCTGGTGGTGTGTGCCTTCATGTTTCAAAGGGGAATGTTTCCCTCGAGTTCTGTGCCTCTTGCAGCAGGAATGCTGCTAATGGGCATTCTAAGGATTCATGA
- the LOC135485112 gene encoding uncharacterized protein C19orf47-like isoform X3 yields the protein MAASASGNVTSNWIKFFTAASIPPSDAANYAIIFTDNRIQKDMLLDLNKEYLNDMGIAVMGDIIAILKHAKAVHSQEAREKALKETVSASTPSVTPSPRRSTPASRIVDHYLGNDPNAAPMNEPPPGPKLSKEMASRLGPAPGKNIHFNTTRVFPAGGGGSGRSTPTLSKSALQAKKLGEGKYKVSMPKGTTTKTRKILEDKALVEVPDVSKSSVFTRLGDDSGETKFMVTGLASSSTSSGSSSVFNRLGGKTVKRAATSTSPDSDEDDTYRESALEYAGVLKSPIKKQKAAVKTAAAKSSMKARLGPSPMEVSTSEKPSKKTAGGSVFSRLGSRD from the exons atggccgcgtCAGCTTCGG GAAATGTTACCTCCAATTGGATCAAATTCTTCACCGCTGCCAGCATCCCACCAAGTGATGCTGCAAATTATGCTATAATTTTCACCGACAATAGAATCCAGAAAGACATGCTCCTTGATCTCAACAAGGAATACCTCAACGACATGGGGATAGCTGTCATGGGGGATATCATTGCAATACTGAAACATGCCAAGGCAGTTCATAGCCAAGAAGCAAGGGAGAAGGCTTTAAAGGAAACTGTGTCAGCGAGCACACCATCTGTCACACCTTCTCCGAGAAGATCAACTC CTGCGAGTCGGATAGTTGATCATTATCTGGGTAATGATCCAAATGCAGCACCCATGAATGAACCACCACCAGGCCCAAAACTTTCAAAGGAAATGGCATCAAGACTGGGACCAGCCCCTGGTAAGAATATACACTTCAACACTACAAGAGTTTTTCCTG CTGGCGGTGGAGGGTCTGGACGATCAACCCCAACACTATCAAAGTCAGCACTCCAAGCCAAGAAACTGGGAGAAGGAAAATATAAAGTGTCCATGCCGAAAgggacaacaacaaaaacaagaaaaattcTTGAAGACAAGGCTTTAG TTGAAGTTCCTGATGTGTCGAAGTCATCTGTGTTTACCCGACTTGGTGACGATTCTGGAGAAACGAAATTCATGGTTACTGGCTTGGCCTCTTCTTCTACTTCATCT GGGAGTTCATCAGTTTTTAACCGTCTTGGTGGTAAAACTGTAAAAAGAGCAGCTACATCTACTTCACCTGACTCTGATGAAGATGATACATATAGAGAAAGTGCTTTGGAATATGCTGGAGTACTCAAATCACCGATAAAGAAACAGAAAG CTGCTGTCAAAACTGCCGCCGCCAAATCTTCAATGAAAGCCAGGCTCGGCCCATCACCAATGGAAGTCTCAACAAGTGAAAAGCCAAGTAAGAAGACTGCTGGAGGAAGTGTTTTCAGTCGACTAGGTTCCCGGGACTGA